The DNA segment TGAGGGAGGAATTGGTCCTTCCACTGGGCATCCGATAACACAAGATACATATCTATGATTGTTCAACACAGAAAACCATTAGAATTCAGAATAGGCAGAACCCAAAcagaattgtaatttttttaagtgatttttatggataaataaagaaaataagagacATACCCTCGAACAGGAATCGATAGTTCTTTAGCAGCACGGGTAACAGCCCGGTAACGAACAAGACTCTCTTCAATATTACAGTTaatgtttgattttgaaaatgattcAGATGCTGATGCAAAAACAGCTACTTCTCTTGCACCAGCTGCTATAGCAGCGTCAAAGCCCTATAAATATGATAAGTAAGAAATATGAATGTGAATCTTCAATGAATATTCctattttttatgtcttttttaGAAATACATACCCTTAAATTAGGAGTCAGAACTGGCAATCTGATGCCTTCCAAGCCGTGAACCCCTTGCATCACGTCCTTTGCATCAGCCAACTGGAAGACAAAAGTaaagaccaagaaaaaaagaaaaaaaaaaaaaaaaagaccaagaaaaaaaaagggatttAAAAAACAGATCGAGAGAAAAGGAAGGATAATATCTATAGAAGTAATTCAGAATGAAATGGTTGGATTGTAATTTTATATGTAAGTGATTCAAAAATATTGTATCAATAACCATTCGATGCTTCAGATAAGTGAACACTGGAGAAAATCAACCACCACAATCACGATTAAAAGCATCAATATCAGGTTACAATAACAACAGTAAATCTACTTCACCTGTGGTACCCATTTGGGAGATACAAAACTTGTAGCCTCAATAACAGACAACCCGCAAGAAGCTAGTCTATGAATCAATTCAATCTTTACAGCCGTTGGTACAGTGTTCTTCTCATTCTGTAATCCATCCCTTGGACCAACTTCAACTATCTTCACATAACTCGGTATGCTACCCAGAAACTGCGTTATGccattttgaaaatttttaatattccaATTATCAAGTCAGGAAAATATGGAAATATACAAATCACAAAGTTTACAATCTATACATAAATCAAAATGTAAAGTGCTAATGTCTATAAACCAACCTTAGTAGCAGTAAAATAACTACAAAAATACTGCAGCCTTTGAATTACCTTATGTGTTGAATGTGGTATGTCTTTGCTATTCCCCCTTGGACTAGAGTGGAAATCAGATAAAGAATCATCAATCATTCCAAACTTCATTGAGTTTCTCCCTTTGGTCATAGTCTTTTGACTGAAGGTGCGACATTGAGCAATGTCTCTTGTGTGCCTTTTCCATGGGTAAGTCTCCGCTGTATACTCTTCATTGTCTTCACTGCAACAAGATACGATGGGGTTAATGTTATGGATACAGTATAGAGATGACTAAATAATACCATGGACTAGAATCCAATTAAGTTTCTAAACTTAAATTG comes from the Arachis duranensis cultivar V14167 chromosome 7, aradu.V14167.gnm2.J7QH, whole genome shotgun sequence genome and includes:
- the LOC107496658 gene encoding hydroxymethylglutaryl-CoA lyase, mitochondrial, with amino-acid sequence MSSLEEPLGLDKLPSMNTIDRIQRFSSGACRPREDNFGMGICFIEGRSCSTSNSCDEDNEEYTAETYPWKRHTRDIAQCRTFSQKTMTKGRNSMKFGMIDDSLSDFHSSPRGNSKDIPHSTHKFLGSIPSYVKIVEVGPRDGLQNEKNTVPTAVKIELIHRLASCGLSVIEATSFVSPKWVPQLADAKDVMQGVHGLEGIRLPVLTPNLRGFDAAIAAGAREVAVFASASESFSKSNINCNIEESLVRYRAVTRAAKELSIPVRGYVSCVIGCPVEGPIPPSKVAYVAKELYDMGCFEISLGDTIGVGTPGTVVPMLLAVMAVVPTEKLAVHFHDTYGQSLSNILVSLQMGISTVDSSIAGLGGCPYAKGASGNVATEDVVYMLNGLGVKTNTDLGKLMSVGDFISKQLGRPSGSKTAIALSQVTAEASRI